In Pseudomonas sp. MTM4, one genomic interval encodes:
- the ppx gene encoding exopolyphosphatase, whose product MPPPAAEPSPLIAALDLGSNSFHMVLARISNGEMRILERLGEKVQLAAGIDENRMLDDAAMQRGLDCLRRFAQLVNHLPQGSVRVVGTNALREARNRALFIRQAETIINHQVEVISGREEARLIYLGVSHTFPTAPGKRLVIDIGGGSTEFIIGEGFDSLLRESLQMGCVSFTQRFFRDGKITAARYAQAYTAARLELMSIEHGLRRLGWQDTVGASGTIRAIGLAIKGAGLSNGQVTSEGLGWLKRKLFKLGDVDRIDMDGIKPDRRSIFPAGLAILEAAFDALELSSMAHSEGALREGVLYDLIGRHHQEDIRSRTLSFLMERYHVDNEQAARVESKALEALDQVSADWELVEDWHRELLTWAARVHEVGLDIAHYHYHKHGAYLIEHSDLPGFSRQDQQMLALLVRGHRRNIPRQKFEELSEDGVKLTRLCVLLRFAILFHHIRGPQQAPAFTLKADDNSLDVAFPSGWLENNPLTQADFALEAEWLKRIDFTLTVR is encoded by the coding sequence ATGCCCCCACCAGCCGCCGAACCCTCTCCACTGATCGCCGCCCTCGATCTCGGATCCAACAGCTTCCACATGGTCCTGGCCCGCATCAGCAACGGCGAAATGCGCATCCTTGAGCGGCTCGGTGAAAAGGTTCAATTGGCCGCCGGCATCGATGAGAACCGAATGCTCGACGATGCCGCCATGCAGCGCGGCCTCGACTGTCTGCGCCGCTTCGCGCAACTGGTCAATCATCTGCCTCAAGGCTCGGTGCGTGTGGTAGGCACCAACGCCCTGCGTGAAGCTCGCAATCGAGCGCTGTTCATCCGCCAGGCCGAGACGATCATCAATCATCAGGTTGAAGTGATTTCCGGCCGGGAAGAAGCGCGACTGATCTATCTCGGGGTGTCGCACACCTTCCCGACGGCGCCCGGCAAGCGGCTGGTCATCGATATCGGCGGCGGCAGTACCGAGTTCATCATCGGTGAGGGTTTCGATTCGCTGCTGCGCGAGAGCCTGCAGATGGGTTGCGTGAGCTTCACCCAGCGTTTCTTCCGTGACGGCAAGATCACCGCTGCACGCTATGCCCAGGCCTACACGGCGGCACGACTCGAGCTGATGAGCATCGAGCATGGTCTGCGCCGGCTCGGCTGGCAGGATACGGTCGGCGCGTCCGGCACCATTCGCGCCATCGGTCTGGCGATCAAGGGCGCGGGGTTGAGCAATGGCCAGGTCACCAGCGAAGGACTGGGGTGGCTCAAGCGCAAGCTGTTCAAGCTGGGCGATGTAGACAGGATCGACATGGACGGCATCAAGCCGGATCGTCGCAGCATTTTTCCCGCAGGCCTGGCCATCCTTGAAGCGGCGTTCGATGCGCTGGAACTCAGCAGCATGGCGCATTCCGAGGGCGCGCTACGCGAAGGCGTGCTCTACGACCTCATCGGCCGCCATCATCAGGAAGACATCCGCAGCCGCACCCTGAGCTTTCTCATGGAGCGCTATCACGTCGACAACGAGCAGGCGGCGCGGGTTGAAAGCAAGGCTCTGGAGGCGCTCGACCAAGTGTCGGCCGATTGGGAGCTAGTCGAGGACTGGCACCGTGAGCTGCTGACTTGGGCTGCTCGGGTGCACGAAGTGGGCCTTGATATCGCGCACTACCATTACCACAAACACGGCGCCTACCTGATCGAGCACTCTGATCTTCCGGGTTTCTCACGTCAGGATCAGCAAATGCTCGCGCTACTGGTGCGCGGGCATCGTCGCAACATACCGAGGCAAAAATTCGAAGAGCTGAGTGAGGACGGCGTGAAGCTGACCCGCCTCTGCGTGCTATTGCGGTTCGCCATCCTGTTCCACCACATCCGCGGGCCGCAGCAGGCGCCGGCGTTCACGCTCAAGGCTGACGACAACAGCCTCGACGTGGCCTTTCCCAGCGGCTGGCTGGAAAACAATCCGTTGACCCAGGCCGATTTCGCCTTGGAAGCGGAATGGCTGAAGCGCATTGATTTCACCTTGACGGTACGCTGA
- the hemB gene encoding porphobilinogen synthase, whose protein sequence is MSFVPANRLFPATRLRRNRRDDFSRRLVREHKLSVDDLILPVFVLDGENRREQVPSMPGVERLSIDLLLEEAEELVALGIPALALFPVTPLEKKSLDAAEAWNPDGIAQRATRALRERFPELGIITDVALDPFTTHGQDGILDEQGYVQNDVTVDALVRQALSHAEAGAQVLAPSDMMDGRIQAIREALEVAEHHNVRIMAYSAKYASAYYGPFRDAVGSAGNLGKGSKNTYQMDPANSDEALHEVGADLSEGADMVMVKPGMPYLDILWRVKDAFRVPTFVYQVSGEYAMHKAAIQNGWLSEAVILESLTAFKRAGADGILTYFAKQAAQQLKQGH, encoded by the coding sequence GTGAGTTTCGTTCCTGCCAATCGATTGTTTCCCGCTACTCGCCTGCGTCGTAACCGTCGTGACGATTTTTCCCGGCGGTTGGTGCGCGAACATAAGCTGAGCGTGGACGACCTGATTCTGCCTGTGTTCGTCCTCGATGGCGAAAATCGCCGCGAGCAGGTGCCTTCGATGCCCGGCGTTGAGCGTCTGTCCATTGATCTGTTGCTCGAAGAGGCAGAGGAATTGGTGGCGCTGGGCATCCCGGCGCTGGCGCTGTTTCCGGTCACGCCACTGGAGAAGAAATCCCTGGACGCGGCCGAAGCCTGGAATCCGGACGGCATCGCCCAGCGCGCCACGCGCGCACTGCGTGAGCGGTTCCCGGAGCTGGGCATCATCACCGACGTCGCGCTCGACCCGTTCACCACCCATGGCCAGGACGGCATTCTGGATGAGCAGGGCTATGTGCAGAACGATGTGACAGTCGATGCGCTGGTCCGGCAGGCGCTTTCCCATGCCGAGGCCGGCGCCCAGGTGTTGGCGCCGTCAGACATGATGGATGGGCGCATCCAAGCCATCCGCGAGGCGCTCGAAGTGGCCGAGCATCACAACGTGCGCATCATGGCCTACTCGGCCAAATATGCCAGCGCCTACTATGGCCCGTTCCGCGATGCGGTGGGGTCGGCCGGTAATCTCGGCAAGGGAAGCAAGAACACCTATCAGATGGACCCGGCCAACAGTGACGAGGCGCTGCACGAAGTGGGCGCCGATCTCTCCGAGGGTGCCGATATGGTCATGGTCAAGCCGGGCATGCCCTATCTCGACATTCTCTGGCGGGTCAAGGATGCCTTCCGCGTGCCGACATTCGTCTATCAGGTCAGTGGCGAATACGCGATGCATAAGGCCGCCATCCAGAACGGCTGGTTGAGCGAGGCGGTGATTCTGGAGTCGCTGACCGCCTTCAAACGTGCCGGCGCGGATGGCATCCTCACCTACTTCGCCAAACAGGCCGCACAACAATTGAAACAGGGGCACTGA
- a CDS encoding mechanosensitive ion channel family protein: protein MNEQLLILSQEWGDQLLLGLQVLLILLVAYALQRFVVRALTRLGSRYPLPPELLLPLRGGIRWFIIGGALIMVLERFGVSATVLWTAFSGFVAVAAIAFFAIWSVLSNLLCAVLIMTVGPFRLGDLVELVESFDKPIVKGRVIDINLLYTTLEEVSENGTGAIVQVPNSLFFQKVVRRWRGTDIQTPNHSTHE, encoded by the coding sequence ATGAACGAGCAGTTGTTGATTCTTTCGCAGGAATGGGGGGACCAGCTACTACTGGGCCTGCAGGTTCTGCTCATTCTGTTGGTCGCCTACGCCTTGCAGCGTTTCGTAGTACGAGCGCTGACGCGGCTAGGCAGCCGCTATCCGCTACCACCTGAACTGCTGCTGCCGCTGCGTGGCGGCATTCGCTGGTTCATCATCGGCGGCGCGCTGATCATGGTGCTAGAGCGCTTCGGTGTCTCGGCGACGGTGCTCTGGACTGCCTTCTCCGGCTTCGTGGCGGTGGCCGCCATCGCCTTCTTCGCTATCTGGAGCGTATTGTCGAACCTGCTTTGCGCCGTGCTGATCATGACCGTCGGGCCCTTCCGCCTGGGTGATCTGGTGGAGCTGGTTGAGAGCTTCGACAAGCCCATCGTCAAAGGGCGCGTCATCGATATAAACCTGCTCTACACCACCCTCGAAGAGGTGTCCGAAAACGGAACTGGCGCAATCGTCCAGGTGCCAAACAGCTTGTTCTTTCAGAAGGTCGTGCGCCGCTGGCGCGGGACCGACATACAAACGCCTAATCACAGCACTCACGAGTAG
- a CDS encoding YaiI/YqxD family protein — protein sequence MRVWVDADACPKAAKEQLIKFALKRKFDVLLVAGQSQIKPAFACIRLIVVPSGPDAADDYLVEHAQPGELVICSDVPLADRLVKKGVAALDPRGREFDERNMGDRLAVRNLFTDLREQGQVGGGQAAYGERDRQAFANALDRLLTQLMKSR from the coding sequence TTGCGGGTGTGGGTCGATGCCGATGCCTGTCCCAAGGCAGCCAAAGAGCAGCTGATCAAGTTCGCGCTCAAGCGTAAGTTCGACGTCTTGCTGGTAGCGGGGCAGAGCCAGATCAAGCCGGCCTTCGCCTGTATTCGCCTGATCGTGGTGCCGAGCGGCCCGGACGCCGCGGACGATTATCTGGTCGAGCATGCGCAGCCGGGCGAATTGGTAATTTGCAGCGATGTACCGCTGGCCGATCGCCTAGTCAAGAAAGGCGTGGCGGCCCTCGATCCGCGTGGTCGCGAGTTCGACGAGCGCAACATGGGCGATCGTCTGGCCGTGCGCAACCTGTTCACTGACCTGCGTGAGCAAGGGCAGGTCGGGGGTGGTCAGGCTGCTTATGGCGAGCGGGATCGTCAGGCTTTTGCCAACGCGCTGGACCGGTTGCTCACGCAGTTGATGAAAAGCCGATAA
- a CDS encoding thioesterase family protein, which produces MPHTPDTIEEQQQAVRQLFERIPFNEYLGIELEEVTHQRVVMHLPMKNELVGNFFHGILHGGVIASLLDVAGGAMAMIGAFEKHQHLTTEERALRLSRLGTIDLRIDYLRPGRGQRFSASATLLRSGNKVAVVRSELHNEEGVLVAVGTGTYLCG; this is translated from the coding sequence ATGCCCCACACACCCGACACCATCGAAGAGCAGCAACAAGCCGTGCGCCAGCTCTTCGAGCGCATTCCGTTCAACGAGTATCTGGGTATCGAACTGGAGGAAGTGACGCACCAGCGCGTGGTGATGCATCTTCCGATGAAGAATGAACTGGTCGGCAATTTTTTCCATGGCATCCTGCATGGCGGCGTGATCGCTTCTCTGCTCGACGTGGCCGGTGGTGCGATGGCCATGATCGGCGCATTCGAAAAGCACCAGCATCTGACCACCGAGGAACGCGCCCTCCGCCTTTCACGGCTCGGCACCATCGATCTGCGAATCGACTATCTACGACCGGGACGAGGCCAGCGCTTCAGCGCCAGCGCGACGCTGCTGCGCTCCGGCAACAAGGTGGCCGTGGTTCGCTCCGAGTTGCACAACGAGGAAGGCGTATTGGTCGCCGTGGGCACCGGCACTTATCTTTGCGGCTGA
- the elbB gene encoding isoprenoid biosynthesis glyoxalase ElbB, translating into MNKKVAVILSGCGVYDGSEIYESVITLLRLDQRGATVRCFAPNIAQMHVINHLTGDEMPESRNVLIESARLARGEISDLRELNVDEFDALIMPGGFGAAKNLSDFATQGAASKVLPDVLSAAQAFAKAGKPVGMMCIAPTMAAQIFGAGVVCTLGNDDDPAASAAREMGIEHQACEVTELVEDSRHNLVTTPAYMLAQSISEAASGIYKLVDRVLELTHK; encoded by the coding sequence ATGAACAAAAAAGTCGCCGTGATCCTTTCCGGCTGTGGCGTCTACGACGGTTCGGAAATCTACGAGAGCGTGATCACCTTGTTGCGCCTGGACCAACGCGGCGCAACGGTTCGCTGCTTCGCGCCGAACATCGCGCAGATGCATGTGATCAACCATCTGACCGGCGACGAGATGCCGGAGAGCCGCAACGTACTGATCGAATCCGCCCGCCTGGCTCGCGGCGAAATCAGCGATCTGCGCGAGTTGAATGTGGACGAGTTCGATGCGCTGATCATGCCCGGCGGCTTTGGCGCGGCAAAGAACCTCTCCGATTTCGCCACTCAGGGCGCCGCCAGCAAGGTCCTTCCGGATGTGCTGTCAGCGGCTCAGGCGTTTGCGAAAGCCGGCAAGCCGGTTGGCATGATGTGCATCGCACCCACCATGGCGGCACAGATCTTCGGCGCTGGCGTGGTCTGCACGCTGGGAAATGACGACGATCCCGCCGCAAGCGCAGCGCGCGAAATGGGCATCGAGCACCAAGCCTGCGAGGTCACCGAACTCGTCGAGGATTCCAGGCACAATCTGGTGACGACCCCTGCCTACATGCTCGCGCAATCGATCAGCGAAGCGGCGTCGGGCATCTACAAACTAGTCGACCGAGTGCTGGAGCTCACCCACAAGTAA
- the trxA gene encoding thioredoxin TrxA: protein MSEYINNVSDSSFEQDVLQADGPVLVDYWAEWCGPCKMIAPVLDEIAKDYEGKLKVCKLNIDENQETPPKYGVRGIPTLMLFKNGNVEATKVGALSKSQLAAFLDSNI, encoded by the coding sequence ATGAGCGAATACATCAACAATGTCAGCGACAGCAGTTTCGAGCAGGACGTGCTCCAGGCAGATGGCCCTGTGTTGGTCGATTACTGGGCCGAGTGGTGTGGTCCATGCAAGATGATCGCTCCGGTACTCGATGAGATCGCCAAGGATTACGAGGGCAAGCTCAAGGTCTGCAAGCTGAACATCGACGAGAATCAGGAAACCCCGCCGAAGTACGGCGTTCGCGGCATTCCGACACTGATGCTGTTCAAGAACGGCAACGTCGAAGCCACCAAGGTTGGCGCTTTGTCGAAGTCGCAGCTGGCTGCGTTTCTCGACAGCAACATCTGA
- a CDS encoding TerC family protein: MEWLSSPEIWVAFLTLTALEIVLGIDNIIFISILVGRLPKEQQPKARFFGLALAMGTRILLLLSITWVMRLTNDLFTIFGHGVSGRDLILFFGGLFLLFKSTMEIWHSVEGEEEQDGTTSGAVKAGFVGIILQIAVIDIVFSLDSVITAVGLVDNVQVMIAAIVIAVGVMMLSASTISDFIEKHPTLKILALSFLIVVGTLLIAEAFGAHVPKGYVYFAMAFSLTVEALNIRMRKAMNRKLKDPVKLGKDMPD; the protein is encoded by the coding sequence ATGGAATGGCTTAGCAGCCCCGAAATCTGGGTCGCGTTTCTGACCCTGACCGCCCTGGAAATCGTCCTCGGCATCGACAACATCATCTTCATCTCCATTCTGGTCGGCCGCCTGCCGAAGGAGCAGCAGCCCAAGGCTCGCTTCTTCGGGCTGGCCCTGGCCATGGGGACGCGGATCCTGCTGCTGCTGTCGATCACTTGGGTTATGCGCCTGACCAACGACCTGTTCACGATCTTTGGGCATGGCGTGTCCGGGCGCGACCTGATTCTGTTCTTCGGTGGTCTGTTCCTGCTGTTCAAGAGCACCATGGAAATCTGGCACAGCGTCGAAGGTGAAGAGGAGCAGGACGGCACTACGAGTGGCGCGGTCAAGGCCGGCTTCGTCGGTATCATTCTGCAGATTGCGGTAATCGATATCGTCTTCTCGCTGGACTCGGTGATTACGGCGGTGGGGCTGGTGGACAACGTGCAGGTGATGATCGCCGCGATCGTCATCGCCGTCGGTGTGATGATGCTGTCTGCCAGCACCATCAGCGACTTCATCGAAAAGCATCCGACTCTGAAGATTCTCGCATTGTCGTTCCTGATCGTGGTCGGCACCCTACTGATCGCCGAAGCCTTCGGTGCTCACGTGCCCAAGGGCTACGTGTACTTCGCCATGGCATTCTCGCTGACGGTCGAAGCGCTCAATATCCGGATGCGCAAGGCAATGAATCGCAAGCTGAAAGACCCGGTCAAACTTGGCAAGGACATGCCGGACTGA
- the ppk1 gene encoding polyphosphate kinase 1, with product MTNQGLSESELQLADNEAQPLQELAAPVPEVETQEEAPVPAPQPAPNLDDNSLYIHRELSQLQFNIRVLEQALDESNPLLERLKFLLIFSSNLDEFFEIRVAGLKKQVTYAREQAGADGLQPHQALARISELVHEQVSRQYSILNEVLLPELAEHQVRFIRRRHWTVKIKTWVRRYFRDEIAPIITPIGLDPTHPFPLLVNKSLNFIVELEGIDAFGRDSGLAIIPAPRLLPRVIRVPEEVGGAGANHVFLSSMIHAHADDLFHGMKVKGCYQFRLTRNADLSVDTEDVEDLARALRGELMSRRYGDAVRLEVADTCPPHLANFLLKQFSLSESELYRVNGPVNLTRLFSITGLDSHPQLQYMPFTPAIPKLLQNSENIFNVVGKQDILLLHPYESFTPVIDLLREAAKDPCVLAVKQTLYRSGANSEIVDALVEAARNGKEVTAVIELRARFDEESNLQLASRLQQAGAVVIYGVVGYKTHAKMMLILRRENGELRRYAHLGTGNYHAGNARLYTDYSLLTSDDALCEDVSKLFSQLIGMGKTMRMKKLLHAPFTLKKSLLDMITQETQHASEGKPAHIILKVNSLTDPKMIRALYKASQTGVRIDLIVRGMCCLRPGILGVSHNIQVRSIIGRFLEHSRVFYFLNGGDEKLYLSSADWMERNLDRRVETCFPVEGKKLITRVKKELEGFLTDNTQSWVLQPDGSYVRNSPSGNQNPRNVQSALLERLGSPSAR from the coding sequence ATGACCAACCAGGGACTCAGCGAAAGCGAATTGCAGCTTGCCGACAACGAGGCGCAACCCCTCCAGGAGCTGGCTGCGCCAGTGCCCGAGGTGGAGACGCAGGAGGAGGCACCAGTACCGGCACCGCAGCCAGCGCCCAACCTGGACGACAACAGCCTCTATATCCATCGTGAGTTGTCGCAGCTGCAATTCAATATCCGCGTGCTGGAGCAGGCGCTGGATGAGTCCAATCCGTTGCTGGAACGGTTGAAGTTCCTGCTGATCTTTTCCAGCAACCTCGACGAATTCTTCGAGATTCGCGTCGCCGGGCTGAAGAAGCAGGTTACCTATGCCCGCGAACAGGCCGGCGCCGACGGGCTGCAGCCGCATCAGGCGCTGGCGCGGATTTCCGAGCTAGTCCACGAACAGGTCAGCCGGCAGTATTCGATCCTCAACGAAGTGCTGCTGCCGGAGCTGGCCGAGCACCAGGTGCGCTTCATTCGTCGCCGTCACTGGACGGTCAAGATCAAAACTTGGGTGCGTCGTTATTTCCGTGACGAAATCGCGCCGATCATCACGCCGATCGGGTTGGACCCGACGCATCCGTTTCCCTTGCTGGTCAACAAAAGTCTGAACTTCATCGTCGAACTTGAAGGTATCGATGCCTTTGGTCGGGACTCGGGACTGGCGATCATTCCGGCGCCACGACTGCTGCCGCGAGTGATCCGCGTACCGGAAGAGGTGGGTGGGGCGGGCGCCAATCATGTATTCCTTTCGTCGATGATCCACGCGCACGCGGACGATCTATTCCACGGCATGAAGGTTAAGGGCTGCTATCAGTTCCGCCTGACGCGCAACGCCGACCTTTCGGTCGATACCGAGGATGTCGAGGACCTCGCGAGGGCGTTGCGCGGCGAGCTGATGTCCCGGCGCTACGGCGATGCGGTGCGTCTGGAGGTAGCCGATACCTGCCCACCTCACCTGGCCAATTTCCTGCTCAAGCAATTCAGCCTCAGCGAGAGCGAACTGTATCGAGTGAACGGGCCGGTCAACCTGACCCGACTGTTCAGCATCACAGGGCTGGATAGCCATCCGCAGCTGCAATACATGCCCTTCACTCCGGCGATTCCAAAACTTCTGCAGAACAGCGAAAACATCTTCAACGTCGTCGGCAAGCAGGACATCCTGCTGTTGCACCCGTACGAATCCTTCACGCCGGTCATCGACCTGTTGCGCGAGGCGGCCAAGGATCCTTGCGTGCTGGCGGTCAAGCAAACGCTCTATCGCTCCGGCGCCAACTCGGAGATCGTCGATGCGCTGGTCGAGGCGGCGCGCAATGGCAAGGAAGTCACTGCGGTGATCGAGTTGCGTGCGCGGTTCGACGAGGAATCCAACCTGCAGCTGGCCAGCCGCCTGCAGCAGGCCGGCGCGGTCGTCATCTACGGCGTGGTTGGTTACAAGACCCACGCCAAGATGATGCTGATCCTGCGCCGCGAAAACGGCGAACTGCGCCGCTACGCTCATCTAGGGACCGGCAACTATCACGCTGGCAACGCGCGGTTGTACACCGATTACAGCCTGCTGACCTCGGACGATGCGCTTTGCGAAGACGTCTCCAAACTGTTCAGCCAGCTGATCGGCATGGGCAAGACGATGCGCATGAAAAAGCTCCTGCACGCGCCGTTCACGCTGAAGAAATCGTTGCTCGACATGATCACGCAGGAAACCCAGCACGCCAGCGAAGGCAAGCCGGCGCACATCATTCTCAAGGTCAACTCGTTGACCGATCCGAAGATGATCCGTGCGTTGTACAAGGCTAGCCAGACGGGCGTGCGCATCGACCTGATCGTGCGTGGCATGTGCTGCTTGCGCCCGGGGATTCTGGGCGTCTCGCACAACATCCAGGTGCGCTCGATCATCGGACGCTTCCTCGAGCACAGCCGGGTCTTCTACTTCCTCAACGGTGGCGACGAGAAGCTCTACCTGTCCAGCGCTGACTGGATGGAGCGTAATCTGGACCGTCGCGTCGAGACCTGCTTCCCCGTCGAAGGTAAGAAGCTGATCACGCGGGTGAAAAAAGAACTGGAAGGATTCCTGACCGACAATACCCAGAGCTGGGTGCTGCAGCCCGATGGCAGCTACGTGCGTAACAGTCCGAGTGGCAACCAGAACCCGCGTAACGTGCAGAGCGCTCTGCTGGAGCGCCTGGGTAGCCCGAGCGCGCGCTGA
- a CDS encoding ATP-binding cassette domain-containing protein — translation MIRLQNLTLQRGPQRLLEGAELTLHPGQKVGLVGANGAGKSSLFALLRGEFAPDGGDCQLPPDWRIAHMRQEVDTLDRLAVDYVLDGDAELRRVQAALIAAEAAHDGTSLARLHTELDNADGYSADARARKLLAGLGFANEQMDLPVSSFSGGWRMRLNLAQALMCPSDLLLLDEPTNHLDLDAILWLESWLKSYPGTLMLISHDRDFLDEVVGNVVHVEQRKLMLYRGGYSAFERARAERLAQQQQAFEKQQAQREHMEDFIRRFKAKASKARQAQSRIKALEKLEELAPAHIDSPFDFAFREADKVSSPLLDLAEGRLGYGDKLVLDKVKLQLVPGARIGLLGPNGAGKSTLIKTLANELQPLGGRLQRGENLVIGYFAQHQLDALDPKASPLLHLQRIAPGEREQLLRDFLGGFDFRGNRCDEPVVNFSGGEKARLALALIAWGKPNLLLLDEPTNHLDLEMRLALTLALQDFEGAVLVVSHDRHLLKSTTDEFLLVADGRVVAFDGDLEDYARWLVDYRARQQPTSATESSADKTDKRALRQAAAALRQQLAPLKRQSDKLEKDLAGVQEKLAALEQSLGDAAVYEAARKDELRALLANQAELKAREGELEEAWLTALEALETLQGQLEGGA, via the coding sequence ATGATCCGACTACAGAACCTGACTCTACAGCGCGGTCCCCAGCGGTTGCTGGAAGGCGCCGAGCTGACCCTGCATCCTGGCCAGAAGGTCGGGCTGGTGGGTGCCAATGGCGCTGGAAAATCCAGCCTGTTCGCACTGTTACGCGGCGAATTCGCACCCGACGGCGGCGACTGCCAGTTGCCGCCGGACTGGCGCATCGCCCACATGCGGCAGGAGGTCGATACGCTCGACCGTCTCGCCGTGGATTATGTCCTTGATGGCGATGCCGAGCTGCGCCGCGTGCAGGCCGCACTGATTGCCGCCGAGGCCGCTCATGACGGTACCTCGCTTGCGCGCCTGCATACCGAGTTGGACAACGCCGACGGTTACAGCGCCGACGCGCGGGCGCGCAAGCTGCTCGCCGGACTGGGCTTTGCCAACGAGCAAATGGACCTTCCGGTCAGCAGCTTTTCCGGTGGCTGGCGGATGCGTCTGAATCTTGCGCAGGCGCTGATGTGCCCATCCGATCTGTTGCTACTCGACGAGCCGACCAACCACCTCGATCTGGATGCCATCCTCTGGCTCGAATCTTGGCTGAAGAGCTACCCCGGCACGCTGATGCTGATCTCCCACGACCGCGACTTTCTCGACGAGGTGGTCGGCAACGTGGTGCATGTCGAGCAACGTAAGCTGATGCTCTATCGCGGTGGCTATTCAGCCTTCGAGCGGGCTCGCGCCGAGCGCCTGGCGCAGCAGCAGCAAGCGTTCGAGAAGCAGCAGGCGCAGCGCGAGCACATGGAGGACTTCATCCGGCGCTTCAAGGCCAAGGCAAGCAAGGCACGCCAGGCGCAGAGCAGGATCAAGGCGCTGGAAAAGCTCGAGGAACTGGCGCCGGCGCATATCGATTCGCCGTTCGACTTCGCTTTCCGTGAGGCGGACAAGGTCTCCAGCCCGTTGCTGGATCTGGCCGAAGGCCGCCTCGGCTACGGTGACAAACTGGTGCTGGACAAGGTCAAGCTGCAGTTGGTGCCCGGTGCGCGAATCGGTCTGCTCGGCCCGAACGGTGCGGGCAAGTCCACCCTGATCAAAACGCTGGCTAACGAACTGCAACCATTGGGTGGCCGCCTGCAGCGCGGCGAGAATCTCGTGATCGGCTATTTCGCCCAGCATCAGCTCGATGCGCTGGACCCGAAGGCCAGCCCGTTGTTGCACTTGCAGCGCATTGCACCGGGTGAACGCGAACAGCTGTTGCGCGACTTTCTCGGCGGTTTCGATTTCCGCGGCAATCGCTGTGACGAACCGGTCGTCAATTTCTCCGGCGGTGAAAAGGCCCGTCTGGCGCTGGCGTTGATCGCCTGGGGCAAGCCCAACCTGCTGCTGCTCGACGAACCGACCAACCATCTCGATCTGGAGATGCGACTGGCGCTGACCTTGGCGCTGCAGGATTTCGAGGGTGCCGTGCTGGTGGTGTCGCATGATCGGCATCTGCTCAAGAGCACCACCGACGAGTTTCTGCTGGTGGCCGATGGGCGAGTCGTCGCGTTCGACGGTGATCTCGAAGATTACGCGCGGTGGCTGGTGGATTACCGTGCCCGTCAGCAACCCACTAGCGCCACCGAGTCCTCCGCAGACAAGACCGATAAGCGCGCTTTACGTCAGGCTGCCGCCGCGTTGCGCCAGCAGCTTGCGCCGCTCAAACGTCAGTCCGACAAGCTCGAAAAGGATCTGGCCGGGGTTCAGGAAAAGCTTGCCGCGCTGGAACAGAGCCTGGGTGATGCCGCCGTCTATGAGGCGGCGCGCAAGGACGAATTACGCGCATTGCTAGCCAATCAGGCGGAACTGAAGGCTCGCGAGGGCGAGCTGGAGGAGGCCTGGCTGACAGCGCTGGAGGCGCTCGAAACCTTGCAGGGGCAGCTGGAGGGCGGCGCATGA
- a CDS encoding LysE family transporter, with the protein MTFESWLAFFAACWIISLSPGAGAIASMSCGLQYGFWRGYWNAIGLQIALALQIAVVAAGVGAVLATSSLAFSLIKWFGVAYLLWLALKQWQAVPEMLDDSAAPRPIGRPLTLVLRGFLVNASNPKAIVFILAVLPQFLDPQRDLVMQYLHMAATMVVVDLIVMAGYTGLAAKVLRLLHTPRQQRLVNRSFAAMFAGAAALLATVRRAVV; encoded by the coding sequence ATGACGTTCGAAAGCTGGCTTGCATTCTTCGCAGCCTGTTGGATCATCAGCCTGTCACCGGGCGCCGGAGCTATCGCCTCGATGTCCTGCGGTTTGCAGTACGGCTTTTGGCGCGGCTACTGGAACGCCATTGGTTTGCAGATCGCCTTGGCGTTGCAGATCGCAGTGGTGGCGGCCGGTGTCGGCGCGGTGTTGGCGACCTCATCGCTGGCCTTCAGCCTGATCAAATGGTTTGGTGTCGCCTATCTGCTGTGGCTCGCGCTGAAGCAGTGGCAGGCGGTGCCGGAAATGCTCGATGACAGCGCGGCGCCACGGCCCATCGGGCGACCGCTGACGCTGGTGCTCCGGGGTTTTCTGGTCAATGCCAGCAATCCCAAGGCCATCGTGTTCATCCTGGCCGTGCTGCCACAATTTCTCGATCCGCAGCGCGATTTGGTGATGCAGTACCTGCACATGGCCGCGACCATGGTGGTGGTCGATCTGATCGTCATGGCGGGTTACACCGGTCTGGCGGCGAAGGTGCTGCGCTTGTTGCATACGCCGCGTCAGCAGCGTCTGGTCAATCGCAGCTTTGCCGCCATGTTCGCCGGCGCGGCGGCATTGCTGGCGACAGTGCGGCGGGCCGTGGTGTGA